From Rhizobium sp. BT03, one genomic window encodes:
- a CDS encoding sugar phosphate isomerase/epimerase, with amino-acid sequence MNDVALKIGCQTFTWEMLGKGWSGGPDDLVRAIADGGYAGLEITDTMIGHYALKPGDFARTLAEAGLTLVSFAFGSASGFTLTEKIASDLEMARRWVDFAANFPGAMVSMGSATVVSDGPREEKFAIAAECYNRATEIGRSAGVAVAVHPSSHHNTLLFTRADYDRLFALLDPRVGWVPDTGHILRGGQEIGETLSAYRNRIRYVHLKDVDAGGIWAMLGEGVCDVPAVISAVRQAPEFTGWIVVEEESDHAGTDPAAAVRKNLETLRELGF; translated from the coding sequence TGCTGGGCAAGGGGTGGAGCGGCGGGCCGGATGACCTGGTGCGCGCCATCGCCGATGGCGGATATGCCGGTCTCGAAATTACCGACACGATGATCGGTCACTACGCGCTCAAGCCCGGCGACTTTGCCCGGACTCTTGCGGAGGCCGGTTTAACGCTGGTTTCCTTTGCCTTCGGCTCGGCTAGCGGTTTCACGCTGACGGAAAAGATCGCTTCCGATCTCGAGATGGCGCGGCGATGGGTGGATTTCGCGGCGAATTTTCCCGGTGCGATGGTGTCGATGGGATCGGCCACGGTCGTTTCGGATGGGCCGCGTGAGGAAAAGTTTGCCATCGCGGCGGAGTGCTATAATCGCGCGACCGAGATCGGACGATCGGCCGGCGTCGCCGTTGCCGTGCACCCTTCCTCGCACCACAATACGCTGCTCTTCACCAGGGCCGACTATGACCGGCTGTTTGCTCTCCTGGATCCACGCGTGGGCTGGGTGCCGGATACCGGCCATATCCTGCGGGGCGGCCAGGAGATCGGCGAGACGCTTTCGGCCTATCGCAACCGCATCCGCTACGTGCATCTGAAGGATGTCGACGCCGGGGGGATCTGGGCGATGCTCGGCGAAGGCGTCTGCGACGTGCCCGCCGTGATTTCGGCCGTCCGGCAGGCGCCGGAGTTCACCGGCTGGATCGTGGTGGAGGAAGAGTCGGACCATGCCGGAACCGATCCTGCCGCCGCCGTTCGCAAGAATCTCGAGACACTTCGAGAGCTGGGGTTTTAG